In a single window of the Tellurirhabdus bombi genome:
- a CDS encoding homoserine O-acetyltransferase family protein → METKFFDYKFSYPLESGDELPGFRLAYTTRGTLNESRSNVVWICHALTGSADPGDWWDGMVGPGKYFDPENQFIICANVLSSCYGSTGPLSINPRTNKPFYHDFPLVTVRDMAGALDLLRQELGIEHIHTCVGGSLGGQQAVEWAIQQPSIIENLVLIAANAVHSPWGIAFNESQRMALAADPSWQESRDDAGITGLKAARSIALLSYRNYDTYGFTQALDHNEQLDNYKASSYQQYQGEKLVKRFNAYTYWHLTKAMDSHNVGRNRGSIINALLRIKARTLVVGIRSDILFPPAEQQFLARHIPDARYEEIDSLYGHDGFLIEAKPLTQIIRRWMQEGKREEAKVEA, encoded by the coding sequence ATGGAGACTAAATTTTTCGACTACAAATTTTCTTATCCGCTGGAATCCGGTGACGAACTTCCGGGCTTTCGGCTGGCTTATACAACACGTGGTACGCTCAATGAGAGCCGTTCCAATGTCGTTTGGATCTGTCACGCCCTAACCGGCAGTGCTGACCCCGGCGATTGGTGGGATGGCATGGTTGGTCCAGGAAAATATTTTGACCCGGAAAACCAGTTTATCATTTGTGCCAACGTGCTCAGTTCCTGTTACGGGTCAACCGGACCGTTGTCCATTAATCCGCGAACGAACAAACCATTTTACCATGATTTCCCGCTTGTGACAGTGCGTGACATGGCCGGGGCGCTGGATTTATTGCGGCAGGAATTAGGCATCGAACACATCCATACCTGTGTAGGAGGTTCACTTGGAGGCCAGCAAGCGGTAGAATGGGCCATTCAGCAGCCGAGTATTATTGAAAATTTAGTTTTGATTGCGGCAAATGCCGTTCATTCACCTTGGGGAATTGCCTTTAACGAGTCCCAACGCATGGCGCTGGCTGCGGATCCCAGCTGGCAGGAAAGTCGGGACGATGCAGGTATAACAGGCTTAAAGGCGGCGCGTTCCATTGCGTTGCTCTCTTACAGAAACTACGATACTTACGGCTTTACGCAGGCACTGGATCATAACGAACAATTAGATAACTACAAAGCATCCAGCTACCAGCAATACCAGGGTGAGAAATTGGTGAAACGGTTTAATGCTTATACCTACTGGCATTTAACGAAAGCCATGGACTCGCACAATGTCGGGCGAAACCGGGGCAGCATCATCAATGCGCTCTTGCGGATCAAGGCTCGAACGCTGGTGGTGGGCATTCGTTCAGATATTTTATTTCCACCCGCCGAGCAACAGTTTCTGGCGCGGCACATTCCCGATGCGCGTTACGAAGAAATTGACTCCCTATACGGCCACGATGGGTTCTTGATCGAGGCGAAGCCCCTGACGCAAATCATCCGGCGGTGGATGCAGGAAGGCAAGCGTGAAGAGGCGAAGGTGGAAGCGTAA
- a CDS encoding O-acetylhomoserine aminocarboxypropyltransferase/cysteine synthase family protein, with translation MADQPLHFETLQLHAGQEVDGTTNSRAVPIYQTTSYVFNDSAHGADLFALRAFGNIYTRIMNPTTDVFEKRVAALEGGVAALAVASGQAAQFIALNNILNAGDNFVTTSYLYGGTYNQFKVSFKRLGIDVRFAEGDNVASFERLIDENTKALYLETIGNPGFNIPDFEAFAALAQKHDIPLIVDNTFGAGGYLFRPIEHGAAVVVESATKWIGGHGTSIGGVIVDSGKYNWGNGKYPQFSEPSPGYHGLVFSDVFGVNGPFGNIQFIIRARVEGLRDWGPSISPFNSFLLIQGLETLSLRVDRTVQNALALAQWLEKHEQVEAVNYPGLESSAYHELAKKYLKRGFGGVFTFKVKGGREAADTFVNSLKLISHLANVGDSKTLIIHPASTTHQQLSEHEQASAGVAAGVLRISAGIEHIDDIIADLEQAFAQVSAPVLN, from the coding sequence ATGGCAGATCAACCATTGCATTTTGAAACCCTGCAACTTCACGCCGGGCAGGAAGTAGACGGTACGACTAATTCACGGGCTGTGCCTATCTACCAAACGACGTCGTACGTATTTAATGACTCAGCGCACGGAGCTGATCTGTTTGCGCTGCGGGCGTTCGGAAATATCTATACCCGCATCATGAACCCCACTACCGACGTTTTTGAAAAGCGGGTGGCGGCTTTGGAGGGGGGCGTAGCTGCCCTGGCGGTGGCTTCCGGGCAGGCAGCCCAGTTTATTGCGCTGAACAACATCCTGAATGCCGGGGATAATTTCGTGACGACTTCCTACTTATACGGCGGAACATACAATCAGTTTAAAGTATCTTTCAAGCGGTTGGGCATTGACGTTCGCTTTGCCGAAGGCGATAACGTTGCCAGCTTTGAACGCCTGATTGACGAAAATACGAAAGCACTATACCTGGAAACCATCGGGAATCCCGGCTTTAATATCCCCGATTTTGAGGCGTTTGCGGCCTTGGCGCAGAAGCATGACATTCCCCTGATTGTTGACAATACGTTTGGCGCGGGCGGCTATTTGTTCCGTCCCATCGAACACGGAGCGGCAGTTGTGGTTGAGTCAGCTACAAAATGGATTGGCGGCCACGGCACAAGCATTGGCGGCGTAATTGTCGATAGTGGAAAATACAACTGGGGCAATGGCAAGTACCCGCAGTTTAGCGAGCCATCACCGGGTTATCATGGCTTGGTGTTTAGCGATGTTTTTGGAGTGAATGGTCCATTCGGGAATATTCAATTTATCATTCGCGCCCGCGTGGAGGGCCTGCGGGATTGGGGTCCGTCCATTAGCCCGTTTAACTCTTTCCTGCTGATTCAAGGACTGGAAACGTTGTCTTTGCGGGTAGATCGTACCGTGCAGAACGCGCTGGCGCTGGCCCAATGGCTGGAAAAACACGAACAGGTCGAAGCGGTTAATTACCCAGGTCTGGAAAGTAGTGCTTACCATGAACTAGCCAAGAAATACCTGAAAAGAGGCTTTGGCGGTGTGTTTACATTTAAAGTGAAAGGAGGCCGCGAAGCTGCTGATACGTTCGTAAACAGCCTGAAGCTAATCAGCCACCTGGCCAATGTCGGCGATTCGAAAACGCTCATCATTCATCCGGCTTCAACTACCCACCAGCAGCTATCCGAGCATGAGCAGGCATCGGCAGGTGTTGCCGCAGGCGTATTGCGAATCTCGGCTGGTATTGAGCACATTGATGACATTATAGCCGATCTTGAGCAGGCTTTTGCCCAAGTATCTGCGCCTGTGTTGAACTAA
- a CDS encoding DUF721 domain-containing protein — translation MSQFYHYDKDKVFRRPGVTSLKDAIGQMLKSYQLQTRFDETYLEAFWEKMMGKAIASRTNRLYVKNRILHIEISSAPLRSELVIAKQKMIQLINKEMGTDVIEDVIFI, via the coding sequence ATGTCCCAATTCTATCACTACGATAAAGATAAAGTATTCCGTCGGCCGGGGGTTACCTCGCTGAAAGATGCTATTGGGCAGATGCTAAAATCGTATCAGTTGCAAACCCGTTTCGACGAAACGTACCTCGAAGCATTCTGGGAAAAAATGATGGGTAAGGCAATCGCCTCCCGCACAAACCGTCTTTACGTTAAAAATCGTATTCTACACATCGAAATCTCGTCGGCCCCCCTACGGAGCGAGTTGGTCATTGCCAAGCAAAAAATGATTCAGCTGATTAACAAAGAGATGGGCACCGATGTCATTGAGGACGTGATTTTTATCTGA
- a CDS encoding S66 peptidase family protein, whose product MISPPFLTPGSKIGLVAMASRLDYATLQPAFRILRDDWGLEVVEGRTLTSSHFQFAGDDATRLLDLQQLLDDPTISAIFSVRGGYGSYRLLDGLNFTNFRQSPKWVVGFSDITALHCHIHTLGIQSLHATMPRLFDQDDSADAVESLRQLLFGETIAPYAAPANALNRPSEAQGQLVGGNLSLLTNMLCTPSDPDYTGKILFIEDIDESYFSLDRMLLQLRRSGRLANLAGLVVGQFSEMRVNETAPFGKTAYEIIAEHVADYTYPVCFDFPVGHVPRNVAMPVGRLATLSVPVDSNSPATLLF is encoded by the coding sequence ATGATTTCGCCCCCCTTCCTCACCCCCGGCTCAAAAATTGGTTTAGTAGCTATGGCCAGCCGCCTGGATTACGCAACGCTCCAACCTGCTTTCCGCATTTTGCGCGACGACTGGGGTTTGGAAGTAGTTGAAGGACGTACGTTAACGAGCAGTCATTTTCAATTTGCCGGGGATGATGCTACGCGCCTGTTGGACTTACAACAGCTACTTGACGACCCTACAATCAGCGCTATATTTTCGGTTCGGGGTGGTTATGGCAGTTATCGGCTGCTAGATGGGCTGAATTTCACCAACTTCCGACAGTCGCCTAAATGGGTTGTTGGTTTTAGTGACATTACCGCCCTGCACTGCCACATTCATACATTGGGCATTCAGAGTCTCCATGCAACGATGCCTCGGCTATTTGACCAAGATGATTCGGCTGATGCGGTGGAAAGCTTGCGACAGCTTTTATTTGGCGAGACAATCGCCCCTTATGCAGCTCCGGCAAATGCCTTAAACCGCCCCAGTGAAGCGCAAGGGCAGTTAGTAGGCGGCAATCTGTCGTTGCTGACCAATATGCTCTGTACTCCTTCTGATCCAGATTATACAGGCAAGATTCTTTTTATTGAAGACATTGATGAAAGTTATTTTTCGCTGGACCGAATGCTGTTGCAACTGCGCCGGAGCGGACGACTGGCCAATTTAGCGGGTCTGGTGGTTGGTCAGTTTTCAGAAATGCGCGTCAATGAAACGGCTCCTTTTGGCAAAACGGCGTATGAAATCATCGCTGAACACGTTGCCGATTATACTTACCCGGTCTGCTTTGACTTTCCGGTGGGGCACGTTCCCCGCAACGTAGCCATGCCCGTCGGACGGCTGGCAACATTGAGCGTCCCGGTTGATTCAAACAGCCCTGCAACATTGCTGTTTTGA
- a CDS encoding amidohydrolase has product MRTIFTNFCAVALAVIPLISEAQSPVKAQVSKVADGLEKKVVAWRRDFHQNPELGNREFKTSAKVAAHLQALGIEVQTNVAKTGVVGLLKGGKPGPVVALRADMDGLPVTERGDLPFKSTVSTEYNGQQTGVMHACGHDSHVAILMGVAEALASAKSELKGTVKFIFQPAEEGPPAGEEGGAQLMVKEGVLENPKVDVIFGLHINSQTEVGTIKYRPGATMAAVDFFSIKVKGRQAHGAAPWSGVDPIVTSSQIVTGLQTIVSRNLNITEGAAIVTVGAIHGGIRQNIIPEETSMIGTIRTFSPEAQKLVHRRIDEISTNIAESAGAKADVKIDVMYPVTYNDPPLTEKMVPTLETLAGKNKVVITPAQTGAEDFSFYQQKVPGFFFFLGGMAKGKTPQEVGSHHTPDFYIDEGGFTLGVKALCHLTLDYMEQWKGATASAKAKK; this is encoded by the coding sequence ATGCGTACCATTTTTACAAATTTCTGCGCGGTTGCCCTAGCAGTTATTCCATTGATCTCTGAAGCGCAGTCGCCAGTCAAAGCCCAGGTCAGCAAGGTGGCGGACGGTCTGGAGAAAAAAGTCGTGGCGTGGCGGCGGGATTTTCACCAAAACCCAGAATTAGGTAACCGGGAGTTTAAAACTTCCGCTAAAGTGGCAGCTCATTTGCAAGCGCTGGGTATCGAGGTGCAGACGAATGTGGCTAAAACCGGCGTGGTTGGTCTTCTAAAAGGTGGAAAGCCCGGCCCGGTGGTAGCCTTACGCGCTGATATGGACGGCTTGCCCGTGACCGAGCGGGGCGACCTGCCGTTTAAGTCAACGGTATCGACGGAGTATAACGGCCAGCAAACTGGGGTCATGCACGCCTGCGGGCACGATTCGCACGTGGCCATTCTCATGGGCGTTGCGGAGGCCCTGGCTTCAGCAAAAAGCGAACTGAAAGGCACCGTAAAATTCATTTTCCAGCCCGCTGAGGAAGGACCACCCGCCGGAGAAGAAGGGGGCGCGCAATTGATGGTGAAAGAAGGCGTACTGGAAAACCCGAAAGTAGATGTCATTTTTGGCTTACACATCAATTCGCAAACGGAAGTGGGAACCATCAAATACCGCCCCGGTGCTACCATGGCCGCCGTTGACTTCTTCAGCATCAAGGTGAAAGGTCGGCAGGCACACGGAGCGGCTCCCTGGTCGGGGGTAGACCCCATCGTAACCTCCTCTCAAATTGTAACGGGTTTGCAAACCATTGTGAGTCGCAATCTAAACATCACGGAAGGGGCGGCCATCGTAACGGTAGGAGCCATTCACGGGGGCATTCGACAAAATATTATCCCGGAAGAAACCAGCATGATTGGCACCATTCGCACCTTTAGTCCAGAGGCTCAGAAACTGGTTCACCGTCGGATTGATGAGATATCGACAAACATTGCGGAAAGCGCGGGGGCCAAAGCCGACGTGAAAATTGACGTTATGTATCCCGTGACTTACAACGATCCACCGCTCACCGAAAAGATGGTTCCGACCCTGGAGACCCTGGCTGGCAAGAACAAGGTAGTGATTACACCAGCGCAGACGGGGGCGGAGGATTTCTCCTTTTATCAGCAGAAAGTACCCGGATTTTTCTTTTTCCTGGGCGGCATGGCCAAAGGAAAAACACCGCAGGAGGTAGGCTCACACCACACGCCGGATTTTTACATTGATGAAGGAGGCTTCACCCTCGGGGTAAAAGCCCTGTGCCACCTGACGCTGGACTATATGGAACAGTGGAAAGGAGCAACGGCCAGCGCGAAAGCAAAGAAATAA
- a CDS encoding RagB/SusD family nutrient uptake outer membrane protein has translation MKTFVNKKIAVAICTALVAAGSFSCQTDLLNPVPQTQFSDQVVFDTPGRIALQVNALYDYVKSGAFMGGRYQIYGDIRANDFLNRTSNNVTGNGVWNHTVTETSQNDVINLWTDAYSAINQANVFLAGIDANASKYVVPTFPADFATVTANQYKGEARFLRALSYYSLLQLYARPYIDGNGSKPGLPLRLRAEIDASNNDLARSTVAEVYNQILEDLNFAEQNLPLNYGTNATLNTTRAHRNTAIALKTRVYLTMARYQDVITEANKIVPAAAPFTAGSGVPNSLNASIVTVFAIPQETTETILAFPFTAQDAPGTQNQLGFYFQPAPNGGAEYSLNPAGILANTTAFPATDARRANFVTASGTEFFLTKYKDRTPFLDKAHVIRYAEVMLSLAEARARTTNSVDPQALALLNAVRGRSNPAGVYTAASFANVQALVDAILLERRIEFLGEGIRNIDIMRLNATIPGKASVGAVPPSSTLYVWPIPSTELVTNSLIVRN, from the coding sequence ATGAAGACTTTTGTAAATAAAAAAATAGCAGTTGCCATCTGCACAGCCCTGGTGGCTGCGGGGTCGTTCTCCTGCCAAACCGATTTATTGAATCCAGTTCCTCAAACTCAGTTCTCTGATCAAGTAGTTTTTGATACGCCTGGACGGATTGCCTTGCAGGTTAACGCGCTCTATGACTACGTCAAATCGGGGGCCTTTATGGGCGGGCGTTATCAGATCTACGGCGATATACGGGCAAACGATTTTCTGAACCGGACCAGCAACAACGTAACCGGAAACGGAGTCTGGAACCATACCGTTACTGAGACGTCCCAGAATGACGTGATCAATTTATGGACAGATGCCTATTCGGCAATCAACCAGGCAAACGTATTTCTGGCGGGGATCGATGCAAACGCATCCAAATATGTGGTGCCTACCTTTCCGGCTGATTTTGCTACTGTCACGGCTAACCAGTACAAAGGTGAAGCCCGGTTCTTACGTGCCCTTAGCTATTACTCGCTGCTTCAGCTATACGCTCGTCCTTATATAGATGGGAACGGAAGCAAGCCAGGTTTGCCCCTGCGTTTACGGGCTGAAATCGATGCGTCGAATAACGACTTAGCCAGAAGCACCGTTGCGGAGGTCTACAACCAGATTCTGGAAGACCTGAATTTTGCGGAACAAAACCTTCCGTTAAATTACGGAACCAATGCAACGTTGAATACGACCCGTGCGCACCGCAATACGGCTATTGCCTTGAAAACACGGGTTTATCTGACAATGGCCCGTTACCAGGACGTCATTACGGAAGCTAACAAAATCGTTCCGGCAGCGGCTCCGTTTACGGCTGGATCAGGTGTTCCAAACAGCCTGAATGCTTCTATCGTGACTGTATTTGCTATTCCGCAGGAAACGACAGAAACAATTCTGGCTTTTCCGTTCACCGCGCAGGATGCTCCGGGTACGCAAAACCAATTAGGTTTCTATTTTCAACCCGCTCCAAATGGAGGTGCTGAGTATAGCTTGAATCCAGCCGGAATTTTAGCCAACACGACGGCTTTCCCAGCTACTGATGCGCGGCGAGCCAATTTTGTGACGGCCTCTGGCACTGAGTTTTTCCTGACTAAGTATAAAGACAGAACGCCGTTCCTCGATAAAGCTCACGTCATACGGTATGCAGAAGTAATGCTGAGTCTAGCGGAAGCAAGAGCGCGGACCACCAATTCGGTTGATCCGCAAGCACTGGCCTTATTGAACGCTGTGCGTGGTCGGTCAAATCCGGCGGGTGTTTATACGGCGGCTAGCTTTGCCAACGTGCAGGCTTTGGTAGATGCCATTCTGCTGGAACGTAGAATTGAGTTTCTGGGCGAAGGAATCCGCAACATTGACATCATGCGATTGAACGCTACTATTCCGGGTAAAGCGTCGGTTGGAGCTGTTCCTCCTTCAAGTACGTTGTATGTATGGCCCATCCCATCAACTGAGTTAGTGACTAACTCCTTGATCGTGCGGAACTAA
- a CDS encoding SusC/RagA family TonB-linked outer membrane protein, which produces MRKVLLLCFFALLLLPSSKLWAQERTISGSVTAAEDGAFLPGVNVVVKGTSQGSTTDAGGKYTLSVPASGGTLVFSFIGFDSKEVQIGNQSTVNVALTSNASDLNEVVVIGYGTQQKRDLTGSIASISGKEIATAPVQSFDQALQGRAAGVNITTPNGVLNNPPVIRIRGVNSINLSSSPLIVIDGIPAFTGNTSAVGSVANNPLSNLNPADIESMEVLKDASASAIYGSRASAGVILVTTKKGAKGRGRFSFDSWAGWSNPVRLYDILNADQYMTIKNEAVRNLNANRAALGQPATNVEGFRPTLDANGNPIDTRWYDYIYRTGFSTSNTLSFSGGTDKTSYYMSLGYSNQNGMIKRNEFKRTSARVNVDHKVYKTFTVGARIGYSNNFNSAPNTGSLADAAFNTAGLGRSPLVLPPNVPAYNPDGSYNTSAAGIGAGANVNPQTGAPLLPGYYNPVVDLDKNSFTSEGNEIQGSVYLNWEIVKGLNARTTFGVNNIGFEDKSFQTAIAGDGYSTGGSASNFYRTNKRWNWQNTLQYDRTFAEKHNFSLLLGTEEQHTVIQRWGANRTTLADGFFETFQGNFTNIAASGNYQSENYLVSYFGRLNYDFGKKYLASVNFRRDGYSAWANKWGNFYGASLGYVISEEAFWKDAAFGNVFNFLKVTGSYGEVGNSQGIDDFASLQTYSSALYGANATLYFSGAGNPALTWETSKKTDIGLTFGLLQDRIQGDLSYYKNLVDGLILNVPLAPSKGVPSNSIPANVGSMQNTGIEVNVKVNAIRNGDFNWTVSGNLTTLKNRVLSLVTQGQRIATSTGDLETVNFTETGRSVGELLVVRSLGVNPANGRRLLQKADGTVVQYDHQGTGWTTLEGQTTTAPTQAADGVYYGPTLPKWYGGLDNTFRYKGFDLGVFIQFSGGNYIYNGTRAGLGDMRFWNNGTHVLDRWTPENPNGTVPRVVYTDNVSNGSALPISENVFKGDFARLRNVSLGYTLNSTLLSRLNIANARIYAQVQNAALLTNYKGIDPEISTNSSGTRSNTGSGVDRNSIGQARTFTVGINLGF; this is translated from the coding sequence ATGAGAAAAGTACTATTACTGTGCTTCTTTGCTTTGCTCTTACTCCCCAGCAGTAAGCTCTGGGCACAGGAGCGGACAATTTCCGGTAGCGTAACGGCTGCCGAAGACGGAGCCTTTCTGCCAGGGGTCAATGTGGTGGTCAAGGGAACCTCACAAGGCTCAACTACAGATGCCGGAGGAAAGTATACGTTGTCTGTTCCTGCCTCGGGGGGAACACTGGTTTTTTCATTTATTGGCTTTGATTCAAAAGAAGTTCAGATTGGAAATCAGTCAACAGTCAATGTCGCATTAACATCAAACGCATCGGATCTGAATGAGGTAGTTGTAATTGGCTACGGAACGCAGCAAAAACGGGATCTTACGGGCTCAATTGCTTCCATTAGCGGAAAAGAAATTGCCACAGCTCCCGTACAGAGCTTTGATCAGGCTCTTCAGGGCCGGGCTGCCGGGGTGAATATTACAACACCTAACGGCGTCTTGAACAACCCGCCTGTAATTCGGATTCGGGGGGTAAACTCAATCAACCTGAGCTCGTCGCCGCTCATTGTTATTGACGGAATTCCTGCATTTACAGGAAATACCTCAGCGGTTGGAAGCGTAGCCAATAACCCGCTCAGTAACCTCAATCCGGCCGATATCGAAAGCATGGAAGTATTGAAAGATGCTTCTGCCAGTGCAATTTACGGTTCACGGGCCAGCGCAGGGGTAATCTTGGTAACAACCAAAAAAGGAGCCAAAGGCAGAGGTCGCTTTTCGTTTGATTCCTGGGCAGGCTGGTCAAATCCAGTACGGTTGTACGACATTCTGAATGCCGATCAATACATGACGATTAAGAACGAAGCCGTTCGTAACCTGAATGCAAACCGGGCTGCCTTGGGTCAGCCAGCAACAAACGTTGAAGGCTTCCGGCCAACACTGGATGCAAACGGAAACCCAATCGACACGAGATGGTATGATTATATTTATCGGACAGGCTTCTCTACATCAAACACACTAAGCTTCTCAGGCGGAACGGATAAGACATCGTACTACATGTCGCTGGGTTATTCGAATCAGAATGGAATGATCAAGCGGAATGAGTTCAAGCGGACCTCGGCTCGGGTAAACGTAGATCACAAAGTTTATAAAACGTTTACCGTTGGTGCGCGAATTGGTTACTCGAATAACTTCAACTCGGCGCCGAATACGGGTTCTTTAGCAGATGCTGCCTTCAACACGGCTGGTCTGGGTCGGTCACCGTTGGTATTGCCACCTAACGTACCTGCCTACAACCCTGACGGAAGTTATAACACGAGCGCTGCAGGTATTGGCGCTGGCGCAAACGTTAACCCACAAACGGGTGCACCTCTGTTGCCGGGCTATTACAACCCGGTTGTGGATTTGGATAAAAACTCGTTTACATCGGAGGGTAATGAAATTCAGGGAAGTGTATATCTGAACTGGGAAATTGTTAAGGGTCTTAATGCACGGACTACCTTCGGCGTTAATAACATTGGATTCGAAGATAAATCATTCCAAACGGCAATTGCCGGGGATGGATATTCTACGGGTGGTTCAGCGTCTAATTTTTACCGCACTAACAAGCGCTGGAACTGGCAAAATACGCTGCAATACGACCGGACATTCGCTGAAAAGCACAATTTCTCGTTGTTATTGGGTACGGAAGAGCAGCATACGGTTATTCAGCGTTGGGGTGCTAACCGCACGACACTGGCCGATGGTTTCTTCGAAACGTTCCAGGGTAACTTTACCAATATCGCTGCATCTGGAAACTATCAGAGTGAAAACTATCTGGTTTCTTACTTCGGTCGTTTGAATTACGATTTTGGCAAAAAATACCTGGCTTCGGTGAACTTCCGTCGTGATGGATATTCTGCCTGGGCCAATAAGTGGGGTAACTTCTACGGTGCCTCATTGGGTTACGTGATTTCGGAAGAAGCTTTCTGGAAAGATGCTGCTTTTGGAAATGTATTTAACTTCCTGAAGGTAACTGGTAGCTATGGAGAAGTAGGTAACAGCCAGGGAATTGATGACTTCGCTTCTTTGCAAACCTACTCATCAGCCCTGTACGGAGCCAATGCGACGCTGTATTTCAGTGGAGCTGGTAATCCTGCTTTAACGTGGGAAACCAGTAAAAAGACCGATATCGGGTTGACGTTTGGTTTGCTACAGGATCGTATTCAGGGTGATTTATCGTACTACAAAAACCTGGTTGATGGTTTGATTCTGAACGTGCCGCTTGCACCATCAAAGGGGGTGCCTAGTAACTCGATTCCAGCCAACGTAGGTTCGATGCAAAATACGGGTATTGAAGTAAACGTTAAGGTTAACGCGATCCGGAACGGTGATTTTAACTGGACAGTTAGTGGTAACCTGACAACGCTAAAAAACCGGGTATTGTCACTGGTTACGCAAGGGCAACGAATCGCAACGTCGACAGGTGATCTGGAAACCGTAAACTTCACAGAAACAGGTCGTTCGGTGGGTGAACTTCTAGTTGTTCGTTCATTAGGCGTGAATCCGGCTAATGGTCGTCGTTTACTCCAAAAAGCGGATGGAACAGTGGTACAGTATGACCACCAGGGTACAGGCTGGACAACACTGGAAGGCCAGACGACTACAGCGCCAACGCAGGCAGCAGATGGCGTTTATTATGGCCCAACGCTGCCAAAATGGTACGGTGGTCTGGATAATACATTCCGCTATAAAGGATTTGATCTGGGCGTATTTATCCAGTTCTCAGGCGGTAACTACATTTATAACGGAACAAGAGCCGGTTTAGGGGATATGCGTTTCTGGAACAACGGTACACACGTACTGGATCGCTGGACGCCAGAAAATCCGAATGGAACCGTTCCTCGTGTCGTTTATACGGATAACGTTTCTAACGGTTCGGCCCTGCCTATATCAGAAAATGTTTTCAAAGGCGATTTCGCTCGTCTGAGAAACGTTTCTTTAGGATATACACTGAACAGCACGTTGTTAAGTCGTCTGAATATTGCCAATGCACGGATTTATGCGCAGGTACAGAATGCAGCCTTATTAACCAATTACAAAGGAATTGACCCTGAAATCTCGACAAACTCGTCAGGCACCCGTAGCAACACCGGATCTGGCGTTGACCGGAACTCGATTGGTCAGGCGAGAACATTCACAGTAGGTATCAATCTTGGTTTCTAA